A portion of the Jaculus jaculus isolate mJacJac1 chromosome 5, mJacJac1.mat.Y.cur, whole genome shotgun sequence genome contains these proteins:
- the Maneal gene encoding LOW QUALITY PROTEIN: glycoprotein endo-alpha-1,2-mannosidase-like protein (The sequence of the model RefSeq protein was modified relative to this genomic sequence to represent the inferred CDS: deleted 1 base in 1 codon) produces the protein MARRRRRACIALFLVLLFAFGTLMGLRTLKAPDGLPVLGPGLELAPFERRPEGPPAPAARAPAAPAAPPPPPPPPRTAGPRSSPGPVPAEAEAEAEAEPAPGQSLRVYSDLHAFYYSWYGSPRREGHYIHWDHVMVPHWDPKISASYPRGRHSPPDDLGSSFYPELGPYSSRDPDVLREHMTQLKEAAIGVLVLSWYPPGMADDNGEPSDDLVPAILDIAHQYNIQVAFHIQPYKGRDDITVHDNIKYIIDMYGSHGAFYRYKNSMGKSLPLFYIYDSYLTSPEAWAHLLTPNGPHSIRNTPYDGVFIALLVEEGHTHDILAAGFDGMYTYFASNGFSFGSSHQNWKAVKNFCDANNLMFIPSVGPGYIDTSIRPWNNHNTRNRVNGKYYETALQAALTVRPEIVSITSFNEWHEGTQIEKAVPKKTPTRLYLDYLPHQPSLYLELTRRWAEHFIKEKEQWLM, from the exons ATGGCCCGGCGTCGGCGCCGCGCCTGCATCGCGCTCTTCCTGGTGCTTCTGTTCGCCTTCGGCACGCTCATGGGCCTGCGTACGCTCAAGGCTCCGGACGGGCTCCCGGTGCTGGGCCCCGGCCTGGAGCTGGCGCCGTTTGAGAGACGTCCGGAGGGT CCCCCCGCGCCCGCCGCCCGAGCCCCGGCCGCGCCCGCcgcgccgcccccgccgccgccgccgccgcgcaccGCCGGCCCCCGCAGCTCGCCGGGGCCGGTCCCCGCCGAGGCCGAGGCCGAGGCCGAGGCCGAGCCCGCCCCCGGCCAGAGTCTGCGCGTCTACTCGGACCTGCACGCCTTCTACTACTCGTGGTACGGGAGCCCGCGGCGCGAGGGACACTACATCCACTGGGACCACGTCATGGTGCCGCACTGGGACCCAAAGATCTCCGCCAGCTACCCCCGCGGCCGCCACAGCCCCCCAGACGACTTGGGCTCCAGCTTCTACCCGGAGTTGGGGCCCTACAGTTCGCGGGACCCCGACGTCCTACGGGAGCACATGACCCAGCTTAAAGAAGCCGCCATCG GCGTCCTGGTCCTCTCCTGGTACCCACCTGGCATGGCTGATGATAACGGGGAGCCCTCAGATGATCTGGTACCTGCCATTCTGGACATTGCTCATCAGTACAACATCCAG GTGGCCTTCCACATCCAACCCTACAAGGGCCGGGATGACATCACAGTCCATGACAACATCAAGTACATCATTGACAT GTATGGCTCCCATGGCGCATTTTACCGCTATAAGAACAGCATGGGCAAGAGCCTGCCACTCTTTTATATCTATGACTCATACCTGACGTCCCCTGAGGCCTGGGCCCACCTCTTGACACCAAATGGACCCCACTCAATCCGCAACACCCCCTATGACGGGGTCTTCATAGCACTGCTGGTGGAGGAGGGCCACACCCATGACATCCTTGCCGCAGGATTCGATGGCATGTACACCTACTTTGCCTCCAACGGCTTCTCCTTTGGCTCCTCCCATCAGAACTGGAAAGCTGTGAAGAACTTCTGTGATGCCAACAACCTCATGTTCATCCCGAGTGTGGGGCCAGGCTATATAGACACCAGCATCAGGCCCTGGAACAATCACAACACTCGGAACAGGGTCAATGGCAAGTACTATGAGACAGCCCTGCAGGCAGCCCTGACTGTGAGGCCGGAGATCGTCTCCATCACCTCCTTCAATGAATGGCACGAGGGCACTCAGATCGAGAAGGCTGTTCCCAAAAAGACACCCACTCGACTGTATTTGGACTATTTGCCTCACCAGCCCAGTCTTTATCTGGAGCTGACCCGCCGCTGGGCAGAGCACTTCATCAAGGAGAAGGAGCAGTGGCTGATGTGA